From a region of the candidate division WOR-3 bacterium genome:
- a CDS encoding deoxyguanosinetriphosphate triphosphohydrolase yields the protein MMKNVREHLEEIEEKELAPYAVLSKDTKGRVHPEDPPTYRTHFMRDRDRIIHSTAFRRLEYKTQVFVNHEGDYYRTRLTHALEVQQIARTIAKALRLNETLTEAISLAHDIGHTPFGHAGEAKLDELMKDFGGFEHNKQGLRVVDVLENKYPNFRGLNLCYETREGIIRHETEYDSPIHKGGEFSQNKAPSLEAQIVNIADEIAYNAHDLDDGLKSNYINLDQLKEVQIWRNIFEETDPKLETQKRIYMAIRNFIKIEVKDVIETTLKNIKEKKINSLKDVYSTSPIVKFSQDLEKLNIELKNFLMQNLYTHYKVVKMQEKSKRIIEALFSIYIKEPCQLPPQFQKAIPDFGKERVICDYIAGMTDRFAQDEYERLFFPFQKM from the coding sequence ATGATGAAAAACGTAAGAGAACATCTTGAGGAAATTGAAGAAAAGGAACTTGCTCCTTATGCAGTTCTTTCTAAGGACACAAAAGGGAGAGTTCATCCTGAAGATCCTCCTACTTATAGGACTCATTTTATGAGAGATAGAGATAGAATAATTCATTCTACAGCATTTAGAAGGCTTGAGTATAAAACACAAGTTTTTGTAAATCACGAAGGGGATTATTACAGAACAAGATTAACTCATGCTCTTGAAGTTCAACAAATTGCTCGAACAATAGCAAAAGCTCTTCGCCTTAATGAGACTTTAACAGAGGCTATTAGTCTTGCTCATGATATAGGACATACACCTTTTGGTCATGCTGGGGAAGCAAAACTCGATGAGCTTATGAAAGATTTTGGAGGTTTTGAACACAACAAACAAGGGCTAAGAGTTGTGGATGTCTTAGAAAATAAATATCCCAATTTTAGAGGGTTGAATCTTTGTTATGAGACAAGAGAAGGAATAATTAGACATGAAACCGAATATGACTCTCCTATTCATAAGGGAGGCGAATTTTCTCAGAATAAAGCTCCATCCCTTGAAGCTCAAATTGTAAATATTGCAGATGAAATCGCGTATAATGCTCATGATCTTGATGATGGATTAAAGTCTAATTATATAAACTTAGATCAATTAAAGGAAGTCCAAATCTGGCGGAACATCTTTGAGGAAACTGATCCCAAACTTGAAACTCAAAAAAGAATTTATATGGCTATAAGAAATTTCATTAAAATTGAAGTTAAAGATGTGATTGAGACGACTCTTAAAAATATTAAAGAGAAGAAAATAAACTCATTAAAAGACGTATATTCAACTTCGCCCATTGTTAAGTTTTCCCAAGATTTGGAGAAATTGAATATTGAGTTGAAAAATTTTTTGATGCAAAACTTATACACCCATTATAAAGTGGTTAAAATGCAAGAGAAATCAAAAAGGATAATTGAGGCCCTTTTCTCAATTTACATAAAAGAACCATGCCAACTACCTCCTCAGTTCCAAAAAGCTATCCCGGATTTTGGAAAAGAGAGGGTAATATGTGATTACATTGCAGGAATGACAGACCGTTTCGCTCAAGATGAATATGAAAGGCTCTTCTTTCCTTTTCAAAAAATGTAA